From one Amaranthus tricolor cultivar Red isolate AtriRed21 chromosome 17, ASM2621246v1, whole genome shotgun sequence genomic stretch:
- the LOC130804749 gene encoding trihelix transcription factor GT-3b-like translates to MEGHHNIHHQHQHHSGYHVQQQQVQHHQMHQIQTTTTVGGDAGDRFPQWSIQETKEFLIIRADLDRNFMETKRNKLLWEVISTKLKDKGFLRSAEQCKCKWKNLVTRYKGCETMEPEAIRSQQFPFYNEMQAIFTARMQRMLWAEEEGTSSKKNKGQALSSEEEEEEESDGEKTTIQKKKAKKPKLGHQSSTSNIHTNNNINAIKEMLEDFMKQQIQMEMQWKEAYEAREEQRMRMEMEWRQRMEALENERLAMERAWKERDDQRKMREEARAEKRDALITSLLNQIKRYHDDSNV, encoded by the exons ATGGAAGGGCACCATAATATACACCATCAACATCAGCATCATAGTGGATATCATGTTCAGCAGCAACAAGTACAACATCATCAAATGCATCAAATACAGACGACGACTACGGTGGGAGGTGATGCAGGGGATAGATTCCCTCAATGGAGTATTCAAGAAACAAAAGAGTTTCTTATAATAAGGGCTGATTTAGACCGGAATTTTATGGAGACGAAAAGAAATAAGCTTCTTTGGGAAGTTATTTCTACTAAATTGAAAGATAAAGGCTTTCTTCGTAGCGCTGAGCAGTGTAAATGCAAGTGGAAAAACCTCGTCACTCGCTACAAg GGTTGTGAGACAATGGAACCAGAAGCAATAAGATCACAACAGTTTCCATTCTACAATGAAATGCAAGCTATTTTCACTGCAAGAATGCAGAGGATGTTATGGGCTGAAGAAGAAG GTACATCTTCAAAGAAGAACAAAGGTCAAGCATTATCAtcagaagaggaagaagaagaagaatcagATGGAGAAAAAACTACAATTCAAAAGAAGAAAGCTAAGAAACCCAAATTAGGTCATCAATCAAGCACAAGTAATatacatactaataataatattaatgcaATTAAGGAAATGTTGGAGGATTTCATGAAGCAACAAATACAAATGGAAATGCAATGGAAAGAAGCGTACGAGGCTAGGGAGGAACAAAGGATGAGAATGGAGATGGAATGGAGACAAAGAATGGAGGCTTTAGAGAATGAAAGATTAGCCATGGAAAGAGCGTGGAAAGAAAGAGATGATCAAAGGAAAATGAGGGAAGAAGCTAGGGCTGAAAAAAGAGATGCTCTTATTACTTCTCTTTTGAATCAAATTAAACGGTATCACGATGATTCCAATGTTTGA
- the LOC130804750 gene encoding selT-like protein: protein MDRIQLLLVGFPLFLFSTDIFNLFLSHPPKPSSKHHHHHHHHVPKPSSVHQTLDLQLPTQQRNSVGYGHTVTIDFCSSCSYRGTAVAMKNMLETQFPGIDVVLANYPPPAPKRILSKLVPVAQVGVFAIIMAGDQIFPRLGMSPPPWYYSLRANRFGTISATWLFGNFIQSYLQSSGAFEVFFDGQPVFSKLGQQRFPGEIELRDLIGKRLAGSNIVDAAGATMWSA, encoded by the exons ATGGATCGAATTCAGCTTCTGTTAGTGGGATTTCCTCTTTTCCTCTTCTCTACTGACATTTTCAATCTATTTCTCTCTCACCCTCCTAAACCTTCATCTAAgcaccaccatcatcatcatcatcatgtccCTAAACCTTCTTCTGTTCACCAGACCTTAGATTTACAGTTACCTACTCAA CAACGCAATTCTGTTGGTTATGGCCATACTGTCACCATCGATTTCTGTTCGTCTTGCTCTTATAG GGGTACTGCTGTGGCAATGAAGAATATGCTGGAAACACAGTTTCCTGGAATTGATGTTGTTCTTGCAAATTATCCGCCTCCAGCTCCAAAACGCATCCTTAGCAAATTGGTACCTGTTGCTCAAGTTGGAGTATTTGCCATTATAATGGCAGGAGACCAGATCTTTCCTAGATTGGGAATGTCTCCACCTCCGTGGTATTACTCATTACGTGCCAATAGATTTGGAACAATTTCTGCAACCTGGCTATTCGGGAACTTTATTCAGTCCTACCTACAAAGCTCTGGTGCTTTTGAAGTGTTTTTTGATGGACAACCT GTGTTTTCGAAGTTGGGGCAGCAAAGATTTCCTGGTGAAATTGAATTAAGGGACCTTATAGGCAAAAGGCTTGCTGGTTCTAATATTGTGGATGCAGCTGGGGCAACTATGTGGTCGGCTTGA
- the LOC130804751 gene encoding uncharacterized protein LOC130804751 isoform X1, whose product MFAKHFIQKAIHRHHHQHKQGAQHGNLKPEDLNPHILMHFGIPSSSSILAIDPIQQLLAIGTLDGKIKVIGGYNIEALFISPKQLPYKNLEFLQNQGYLVGVLNDNDIQVWNLENRCITCSLQWESNITAFCVISGSSFMFVGDEHGMVHVLKYAAEDENLVKMAYHISPDYLLEKTGISLANDQSVIGVLPQPSYFGNRLLVAYQYGLLILWDVLDAKVIVVKGDKDLRIKDHLSDSPSESAAEPLDNAHEHMMDKEISAICWASSVGSMLAVGYIDGDILLWNIPSGACSKRKKAGVSFDDVVKLQLSSADKRLPVIFLCWGERSTPQSSCGGQLFVYGGCEIGSEEVITVVSLQWSPGMELKSVRRVDFSLAGSFADMVPFSSLETAAKSHFDGLFVLTRPGKVQFFCTESFSALIAQPERKSSVSGTESPVVIPTSDPQMTAAKVSLQTSHRNSSIWLSETASISSTLSPAEGRKWPLTGGVRRELSAEERLQEKIYIIGYQDGSVRVWNATDPIFPLISTIEGQVHGIANAGSNVAVTKLDFCASTMNLAVGTHCGEIRIYSLNNNAEGTKLHWVKHSEHIVYDVPLQKGPQCIVVFSLVNSPVQSLQFSASGTKLAVGFANSHVSVLDMISLSVLLTTDSEASSNFPVISVFLKTFTDADDLSRSPKNVEQVREEYLFTLTQDAKVNIVDCKPDSPISSRSLHLKEHTAISMYVLDGNEFMSASLKHHEQPNIETKTLEESKQDISIKIGNLKDTENLSLDGERLPDSHFLLCCENTLRLYHTKSIMQGEDKPISKVKLAAPCSWTSIYKKDDKVVAIILVYQSGAFEVRSLPDLELLTESSLISILRWNVRPNMKLAASTDHGEIYLANGSELVFISLSTDETETRFLESFPSLHDKVVAAAADAAISFSTRQKKQVPPADMIGEIVKGFKKEKSDTANVNPPACNFIQLGEIFARPIVSDMSITSVEDEGTEELDIDDIEIDEPVIVASTSSYQAKGKLTKTERERLFEGGHEDPKPRTRTPEEIMAAYRGKEYASAAAERARNKLLERQEKLEKINQRSEDLRYEAENFASMANELVKQMERKKKWWKI is encoded by the exons TTTTTGCAAAACCAAGGTTATCTAGTTGGCGTCTTAAATGACAATGATATTCAG GTTTGGAATCTGGAGAACAGGTGCATTACATGTAGTCTGCAATGGGAATCTAATATAACAGCTTTCTGTGTGATTTCTGGTTCCTCATTCAT GTTTGTGGGAGATGAGCATGGTATGGTGCATGTATTGAAGTACGCTGCCGAAGATGAAAATCTTGTGAAAATGGCTTATCATATTTCTCCTGATTATTTACTTG AAAAGACTGGCATCTCACTGGCTAATGATCAGTCTGTTATTGGAGTTCTCCCTCAACCTTCTTATTTTGGCAACAG ATTACTGGTTGCTTATCAATATGGGCTACTCATACTATGGGATGTTCTTGACGCTAAGGTTATAGTAGTTAAAGGTGACAAGGACTTGCGTATAAAGGATCACTTATCTGATTCTCCAAGTGAATCAGCTGCTGAACCACTTGACAATGCACATGAACATATGATGGATAAAGAAATAAGTGCCATCTGTTGGGCATCTTCTGTTGGCTCGATGCTTGCTGTTGGATATATTGACGGAGATATATTGTTGTGGAATATACCTAGTGGTGCTTGCTCTAAACGCAAAAAAGCTGGTGTATCATTTGATGATGTTGTAAAGCTACAATTATCTTCAGCTGACAAGAGACTTCCTGTCATCTTTTTGTGCTGGGGTGAGCGTAGCACACCTCAAAGCAGCTGTGGTGGCCAACTTTTTGTGTATGGTGGCTGTGAAATAGGATCAGAAGAAGTTATAACG GTAGTGAGTCTTCAATGGTCTCCAGGCATGGAGTTAAAGAGTGTTCGACGTGTGGACTTCTCCCTTGCTGGTTCCTTTGCTGATATGGTTCCATTTTCATCTTTAGAGACAGCAGCAAAGAGCCATTTTGATGGCCTTTTTGTATTGACTAGACCGGGCAAAGTACAGTTTTTTTGTACAGAGAGTTTCTCTGCTTTAATTGCTCAGCCAGAGAGAAAATCATCTGTATCCGGTACAGAATCTCCTGTGGTAATTCCTACTTCAGATCCTCAAATGACAGCTGCTAAAGTCAGCTTGCAAACCTCTCATAGAAATTCGTCTATATGGCTTTCAGAG ACGGCTTCAATTAGTTCAACACTGAGTCCGGCTGAAGGGAGGAAGTGGCCCTTAACTGGGGGTGTACGAAGGGAACTCTCAGCTGAAGAAAGGCTGCAGGAAAAGATCTACATTATAGGCTACCAAGATGGATCTGTCCGAGTGTGGAATGCTACTGATCCAATATTTCCTCTCATTTCAACTATCGAAGGTCAG GTGCATGGTATAGCTAATGCTGGTTCAAATGTTGCTGTAACAAAATTAGACTTTTGCGCATCAACGATGAATTTGGCTGTTGGCACTCACTGTGGTGAG ATCCGTATCTACAGTCTCAACAACAATGCTGAAGGGACAAAGCTTCACTGGGTTAAACATTCTGAACATATAG TCTATGATGTACCCTTACAGAAGGGACCTCAATGCATAGTTGTTTTTTCATTGGTCAATTCTCCAGTGCAGTCACTTCAATTTTCTGCTTCTGGAACCAAACTTGCTGTGGGTTTTGCAAACAGTCAT GTATCAGTTCTCGATATGATCTCACTATCGGTTCTCCTTACAACAGACTCTGAAGCCAGCTCTAATTTTCCCGTCAtttcagtttttttaaaaacatttacaGATGCTGATGACTTGAGCAGAAGCCCAAAGAATGTGGAACAGGTTAGAGAAGAGTACTTATTCACTCTAACCCAGGATGCAAAAGTCAATATTGTTGATTGTAAGCCTGACAGCCCTATCAGCTCCCGGTCATTGCATTTGAAGGAGCATACAGCAATTAGCATGTATGTCTTAG ATGGCAATGAATTCATGTCTGCATCATTGAAGCACCATGAGCAGCCAAACATAGAAACAAAAACTTTAGAGGAGTCTAAGCAAGACATTTCTATAAAAATAGGCAACTTGAAAGACACTGAAAATCTCTCCTTGGATGGAGAAAGGTTGCCGGATTCACATTTTCTGCTTTGTTGTGAGAACACATTGCGTTTATACCATACCAAATCCATAATGCAG GGTGAAGATAAACCAATTAGCAAAGTGAAACTTGCAGCACCTTGTTCTTGGACTTCCATTTACAAGAAAGATGACAAGGTGGTTGCGATCATCTTGGTCTACCAATCTGGGGCGTTTGAAGTCAG ATCATTGCCTGATTTGGAGCTGCTTACAGAAAGctctttaatttcaattttaaggtgGAATGTGAGGCCCAACATGAAGCTGGCAGCTTCTACAGATCATGGAGAGATCTATTTG GCAAATGGGAGCGAGTTGGTGTTCATTTCTTTGTCTACAGATGAAACGGAGACCAG GTTTCTTGAATCTTTTCCTTCACTTCACGATAAAGTAGTGGCTGCAGCTGCAGATGCTGCTATTTCCTTCTCTACTAGGCAGAAGAAACAG GTTCCTCCTGCAGATATGATTGGCGAAATTGTGAAGGgctttaaaaaggaaaaatcagataCCGCAAACGTTAATCCTCCTGCATGCAACTTTATTCAACTAGGGGAAATATTTGCCCGACCTATTGTGTCTGATATGTCAATAACCTCAGTAGAAGATGAGGGAACAGAAGAGCTTGACATAG ATGATATCGAAATTGATGAGCCAGTTATTGTGGCTTCAACTTCATCCTATcaag CAAAGGGAAAACTTACAAAAACGGAGAGAGAAAGGTTATTTGAAGGTGGTCATGAAGATCCAAAACCCAGAACCAGAACACCTGAAGAAATAATGGCAGCATACAGAGGAAAGGAG TATGCATCGGCTGCAGCTGAACGTGCAAGAAACAAGCTTTTGGAACGCCAGGAGAAACTTGAG AAAATCAATCAAAGATCAGAAGATCTGCGATATGAAGCCGAAAATTTTGCATCAATGGCTAATGAGCTTGTGAAACAAATGGAACGTAAGAAAAAATGGTGGAAGATATGA
- the LOC130804751 gene encoding uncharacterized protein LOC130804751 isoform X2: protein MFAKHFIQKAIHRHHHQHKGAQHGNLKPEDLNPHILMHFGIPSSSSILAIDPIQQLLAIGTLDGKIKVIGGYNIEALFISPKQLPYKNLEFLQNQGYLVGVLNDNDIQVWNLENRCITCSLQWESNITAFCVISGSSFMFVGDEHGMVHVLKYAAEDENLVKMAYHISPDYLLEKTGISLANDQSVIGVLPQPSYFGNRLLVAYQYGLLILWDVLDAKVIVVKGDKDLRIKDHLSDSPSESAAEPLDNAHEHMMDKEISAICWASSVGSMLAVGYIDGDILLWNIPSGACSKRKKAGVSFDDVVKLQLSSADKRLPVIFLCWGERSTPQSSCGGQLFVYGGCEIGSEEVITVVSLQWSPGMELKSVRRVDFSLAGSFADMVPFSSLETAAKSHFDGLFVLTRPGKVQFFCTESFSALIAQPERKSSVSGTESPVVIPTSDPQMTAAKVSLQTSHRNSSIWLSETASISSTLSPAEGRKWPLTGGVRRELSAEERLQEKIYIIGYQDGSVRVWNATDPIFPLISTIEGQVHGIANAGSNVAVTKLDFCASTMNLAVGTHCGEIRIYSLNNNAEGTKLHWVKHSEHIVYDVPLQKGPQCIVVFSLVNSPVQSLQFSASGTKLAVGFANSHVSVLDMISLSVLLTTDSEASSNFPVISVFLKTFTDADDLSRSPKNVEQVREEYLFTLTQDAKVNIVDCKPDSPISSRSLHLKEHTAISMYVLDGNEFMSASLKHHEQPNIETKTLEESKQDISIKIGNLKDTENLSLDGERLPDSHFLLCCENTLRLYHTKSIMQGEDKPISKVKLAAPCSWTSIYKKDDKVVAIILVYQSGAFEVRSLPDLELLTESSLISILRWNVRPNMKLAASTDHGEIYLANGSELVFISLSTDETETRFLESFPSLHDKVVAAAADAAISFSTRQKKQVPPADMIGEIVKGFKKEKSDTANVNPPACNFIQLGEIFARPIVSDMSITSVEDEGTEELDIDDIEIDEPVIVASTSSYQAKGKLTKTERERLFEGGHEDPKPRTRTPEEIMAAYRGKEYASAAAERARNKLLERQEKLEKINQRSEDLRYEAENFASMANELVKQMERKKKWWKI from the exons TTTTTGCAAAACCAAGGTTATCTAGTTGGCGTCTTAAATGACAATGATATTCAG GTTTGGAATCTGGAGAACAGGTGCATTACATGTAGTCTGCAATGGGAATCTAATATAACAGCTTTCTGTGTGATTTCTGGTTCCTCATTCAT GTTTGTGGGAGATGAGCATGGTATGGTGCATGTATTGAAGTACGCTGCCGAAGATGAAAATCTTGTGAAAATGGCTTATCATATTTCTCCTGATTATTTACTTG AAAAGACTGGCATCTCACTGGCTAATGATCAGTCTGTTATTGGAGTTCTCCCTCAACCTTCTTATTTTGGCAACAG ATTACTGGTTGCTTATCAATATGGGCTACTCATACTATGGGATGTTCTTGACGCTAAGGTTATAGTAGTTAAAGGTGACAAGGACTTGCGTATAAAGGATCACTTATCTGATTCTCCAAGTGAATCAGCTGCTGAACCACTTGACAATGCACATGAACATATGATGGATAAAGAAATAAGTGCCATCTGTTGGGCATCTTCTGTTGGCTCGATGCTTGCTGTTGGATATATTGACGGAGATATATTGTTGTGGAATATACCTAGTGGTGCTTGCTCTAAACGCAAAAAAGCTGGTGTATCATTTGATGATGTTGTAAAGCTACAATTATCTTCAGCTGACAAGAGACTTCCTGTCATCTTTTTGTGCTGGGGTGAGCGTAGCACACCTCAAAGCAGCTGTGGTGGCCAACTTTTTGTGTATGGTGGCTGTGAAATAGGATCAGAAGAAGTTATAACG GTAGTGAGTCTTCAATGGTCTCCAGGCATGGAGTTAAAGAGTGTTCGACGTGTGGACTTCTCCCTTGCTGGTTCCTTTGCTGATATGGTTCCATTTTCATCTTTAGAGACAGCAGCAAAGAGCCATTTTGATGGCCTTTTTGTATTGACTAGACCGGGCAAAGTACAGTTTTTTTGTACAGAGAGTTTCTCTGCTTTAATTGCTCAGCCAGAGAGAAAATCATCTGTATCCGGTACAGAATCTCCTGTGGTAATTCCTACTTCAGATCCTCAAATGACAGCTGCTAAAGTCAGCTTGCAAACCTCTCATAGAAATTCGTCTATATGGCTTTCAGAG ACGGCTTCAATTAGTTCAACACTGAGTCCGGCTGAAGGGAGGAAGTGGCCCTTAACTGGGGGTGTACGAAGGGAACTCTCAGCTGAAGAAAGGCTGCAGGAAAAGATCTACATTATAGGCTACCAAGATGGATCTGTCCGAGTGTGGAATGCTACTGATCCAATATTTCCTCTCATTTCAACTATCGAAGGTCAG GTGCATGGTATAGCTAATGCTGGTTCAAATGTTGCTGTAACAAAATTAGACTTTTGCGCATCAACGATGAATTTGGCTGTTGGCACTCACTGTGGTGAG ATCCGTATCTACAGTCTCAACAACAATGCTGAAGGGACAAAGCTTCACTGGGTTAAACATTCTGAACATATAG TCTATGATGTACCCTTACAGAAGGGACCTCAATGCATAGTTGTTTTTTCATTGGTCAATTCTCCAGTGCAGTCACTTCAATTTTCTGCTTCTGGAACCAAACTTGCTGTGGGTTTTGCAAACAGTCAT GTATCAGTTCTCGATATGATCTCACTATCGGTTCTCCTTACAACAGACTCTGAAGCCAGCTCTAATTTTCCCGTCAtttcagtttttttaaaaacatttacaGATGCTGATGACTTGAGCAGAAGCCCAAAGAATGTGGAACAGGTTAGAGAAGAGTACTTATTCACTCTAACCCAGGATGCAAAAGTCAATATTGTTGATTGTAAGCCTGACAGCCCTATCAGCTCCCGGTCATTGCATTTGAAGGAGCATACAGCAATTAGCATGTATGTCTTAG ATGGCAATGAATTCATGTCTGCATCATTGAAGCACCATGAGCAGCCAAACATAGAAACAAAAACTTTAGAGGAGTCTAAGCAAGACATTTCTATAAAAATAGGCAACTTGAAAGACACTGAAAATCTCTCCTTGGATGGAGAAAGGTTGCCGGATTCACATTTTCTGCTTTGTTGTGAGAACACATTGCGTTTATACCATACCAAATCCATAATGCAG GGTGAAGATAAACCAATTAGCAAAGTGAAACTTGCAGCACCTTGTTCTTGGACTTCCATTTACAAGAAAGATGACAAGGTGGTTGCGATCATCTTGGTCTACCAATCTGGGGCGTTTGAAGTCAG ATCATTGCCTGATTTGGAGCTGCTTACAGAAAGctctttaatttcaattttaaggtgGAATGTGAGGCCCAACATGAAGCTGGCAGCTTCTACAGATCATGGAGAGATCTATTTG GCAAATGGGAGCGAGTTGGTGTTCATTTCTTTGTCTACAGATGAAACGGAGACCAG GTTTCTTGAATCTTTTCCTTCACTTCACGATAAAGTAGTGGCTGCAGCTGCAGATGCTGCTATTTCCTTCTCTACTAGGCAGAAGAAACAG GTTCCTCCTGCAGATATGATTGGCGAAATTGTGAAGGgctttaaaaaggaaaaatcagataCCGCAAACGTTAATCCTCCTGCATGCAACTTTATTCAACTAGGGGAAATATTTGCCCGACCTATTGTGTCTGATATGTCAATAACCTCAGTAGAAGATGAGGGAACAGAAGAGCTTGACATAG ATGATATCGAAATTGATGAGCCAGTTATTGTGGCTTCAACTTCATCCTATcaag CAAAGGGAAAACTTACAAAAACGGAGAGAGAAAGGTTATTTGAAGGTGGTCATGAAGATCCAAAACCCAGAACCAGAACACCTGAAGAAATAATGGCAGCATACAGAGGAAAGGAG TATGCATCGGCTGCAGCTGAACGTGCAAGAAACAAGCTTTTGGAACGCCAGGAGAAACTTGAG AAAATCAATCAAAGATCAGAAGATCTGCGATATGAAGCCGAAAATTTTGCATCAATGGCTAATGAGCTTGTGAAACAAATGGAACGTAAGAAAAAATGGTGGAAGATATGA